The DNA window TAGAAACGGGCGGGCGGGAGCGCGAAGGTTTCACCCTTGGAACTGGGGTCGTTGGTGGCCTTGTTGCTGAGGTTCTTTTCGTCGACGGCCTTGCGTTCGACTAAGACCGAGAGAGCTTCTTTGCGGAAATTGCTGAGGTTGAAGCTTTCGTCGCGCCAGCCTTGGAGGTATTGGTTGTCCTTGGGGCCGGTCTTCAGATAGGTGAGCCAGCGGGAGAGGGTGGGCTCGTCGAGTTGGTCGGAGGAGGCGACTTCTTTGACGCTGAGAGTGGGGGTGCTGACGAGCTTGCGGACGGCGCGGATGTAGCGTGGCGACTCGGCAGCGAGGGCTTCGGCGAGGGTGGAAGCCTGGTTGTGCAGGAAAGCTTCGATGCGCTTTTTGACTTCCTGGATCTTCTTGTCCTGGTCTTTCCAGGCTTTGACTTCGGCGGCGGGGGCGAGTTCAAACTCGGAACGCTTGGTGCTGGAGAAGATGCCTTGGAGGGCGTAGTAATCCTTGGTGGGGATGGGGTCGAACTTGTGGTCGTGGCATTGGGCACAGGCGGCGGTGAGGCCGAGGAAGCCACGGGTGGTGGCGTCGACGCGATCGTCAGTCAGCTCGGGGGAGAGGCCGTAGAAGCCGAGACCGATGGCGAGCTTGGGGTCTTGGCCCTGCAACTGGTCGCCGGCGATTTGGGCTTTGACGAAGGTGTTGTAGGGAAGGTCTTTGTTGAAGGATTCGATGACCCAGTCGCGGTAGCGGAAGGAGTTGGGATAGGGGAGTTCGACATCGCTATCGAGACGGTCGTCGGCATAGCGGGCGACGTCGAGCCAGTAACGGGCCCAGCGCTCGCCGTAGCGGGGCGAGGCGAGCAGACGGTCGACGACCTTGGCGAAGGCTTCGGGAGATTTGTCGTTCAGAAAGGCCTGAGTTTCCTCGTAGGTGGGAGGGAGGCCGGTGAGATCGATGGAGGCGCGGCGGATGAGGCTGCGACGGTCGGCAGGGGCGTTGGGCTGGAGCTTCTTCTCTTCGAGCTTGGCGAGGATGAACTTATCGAGAGGGGTCTTGGCCCAGGTGGTGTTTTGGGTGGGGGGAGGCGTTGGATTGGCGAGCGGCTGCCAGGCCCAGAACTTGCGTTGCTGCGGGGTGATGAGGTACTTGGAGGTCGTGATAGTGGGCGTGGCGGCCTCGGGCCAGAAGGCTCCATCCTTGATCCATTGCTTGAGGACGGCGATCTCCGCGTCCGGCATTTTGCCTTGGCCCATCGGCATCTTCATCTTGTCGTTGGTGTGTTCGATGGCCTGGATGAGGAGACTGTCGCCGGGGTTGCCGGGGATGACGGCGGGGCCCGTTTTGCCACCTTTGAGCAAGCCGTTGCGCGAGGTCATGGTGAGGCCGCCGAGCGGGGCAGTGGAGTGACAGCCGAAGCAGCGGTTGGCGAGGAGCGGACGAATCTTCAGTTCGAAGTGCTCGGTGGGATCGGGAGCGGCGTATGCAGTGAAGGCCGCCAAGAGAAATATATGGCGCATCGATTAAGCCGCCCTCATCCTATCAGGGACGCAGCACGATTTCATCCATGCGGCCTTCAAAGCCGCGTCCGATGATGAGCGTATTTTCGAGGCTCAGCTCTGCGGGGGCGCTGAGCTCGGGCTTGCCGTTGACGCTGAGCTTGAGCGTGGTTCCGGTGCGGAGGGTGACGCGCGTCCATTGCTGGGTGGGGATGGGCGTTGCGCCGCGTTGTCCGGCGAGGTAGAGATGGTTGTCGCGCAACTCGAGACGGGAGAGCAGCCAGGAGTTTTGGGTCATGCCGGGCCAGATCCAGAAATCGATTTCGTAGGTGGAGAGTTCTTTGGGGAAGGGCAGGGTGAGTTCGCCGCCGGCGAAGTAGAGAGACCGGCTGCCGGGACCGTCTTTGCCGGGGACGGCGAAGGCGAAGTTGCCGTCGAGGCTGAGACCGCTGCTATCGAGATTGTCGAGGGGCCAGTAGGCGAGGGCGCCGGGGGGAGTGGGACGGACTTGTGTGGGGTGGGGAGAGACGGGTCGAGGCGATCGATGAGATCGAGTAGGGAGCCGAGGATGCGCGGTTCGGCATCGACTTCGAGACTGGCCGAGCGAGCCAGCCAGGTGGTGTAGCCGCCGAGGGCGTGCTGCTCGGGAGGCGGAATGTAGCCTTCGGCTCCGTTGGCGAGGCTGATGTTCATGGTGAGCGGGAAGGGGCTTTGCTCCTTGAGCTTGAGCCCGGAGATGGCGAAGACTTCGTTGGGCCAGGCGGCGATGGCGAGCGGGCCGATGCGGAGGGCCTGGAGTTTCAGGTCGCGATGGGGTTCGGCGGCGACCAGATCCTGCTCGCGCTGGTAGACTTCCACTTGGTTTTTGGGCTTGCCGCCTTTCCATTTGCCGAGGCGGCTGGGCAGGGGGACACGGCGGTTGAAGCCGCGCTCGGTTTCTTCCATGGCGAGGCTGGGGCTCGAGTCGTAGGTGATGGTTTTGTAGGCGCGCTCGGCGGCGTTGACGAGGCCTTCGGTGTATTGCTCGATGGTGAGGCCTTCGCGCTTGGGCTTCGAGTAATCCATCCACATGAGGTCGCCCGCGGTGCCTTGGCTGAGCAGCACGATGGGGGCGTTGACGCGCTTGGCGAACTGCTTCTCGAAGATGCCGAAGTAGTCGGGCGAGATGGGCTTGCTGTCGAAGTAGTGCATCGAGTAGTTAGCGAGCACGGCGATGGGCTTGCCTGCGAGTGTTTGGATGGCGAGGACAGTGAGGGCTGGATCGACGGGGCCTGAGGGGCCGATTGCGTCGGGATTCTGATAGCCGGGGTGCATGTTGGCACGGACGGATTTGACGCCGAAGGGGTCTGTGAGCATTTTGTCCGGACGGTAGATGAAGCGGCGGTTGAAGGTGTGTTCGTAGTCGTCGATCTTACTGGCGCCGGCTTGGGCGGGCTGGAGGTTTTTATTCGCATCGATGATGGCTTGGGCGATGCGGGCCGGGAGCCAGGCGGCGTAGCGGGCGTCTGCATCGGAGCCGAGGCAGGCCATGGCGGCGGGCGCCATGTGGGTGTGGGTGGCGGAGATGAGCTGGTGGGAGCTGTCGATGCCGGTGGCTTCCTGGACGAGGGCTTTGGTCTGGTCGATGAGTTCGCGGGGCAACATGCAGGAGTCGACGACAACGATGGCGAGCTTGGTGAGGCCGTTCTCGAGCACGATGGCTTTGGCGAAGATCGGCGCGATGACTTCGGAGGACTGGCGTTCGGTCATGAAGCAGTTGACGGTGACCGGGAACCAGGTGGGCGTGATGTCTGACTGCGCGGCTCCAGCCCGGAAGGATTGGGCGTTGGCAAGGGTAAGAGTGAGGAGCGCTAGCGCAAAGAACCGCATTCGACGATTATGAATGAGAATGATTGCCCTGCTGTTTTTTGTCGTGGTTTCTGTGTTTGCGGAGGATCTGGTGCCGATGCGCTGGCCTTCGGCGGAGGTGGCGAGCATTGGGGTGTTGGAAGGTGGGGCGATCAATTGCCTATTGGTGCCGGAAGAGAAGTGGTCGCGGGACTTTGCGCGGGCGGCCAAGGGCTTTACGGTGTTGGGTGTGATTGTACCTGGCGCGCCTGCCTTGCCACGGGCGAAGCGGGCTTTGGCGTTGGGGCTGGCGGGGGTGGTGTTGGAGGGGGATTTCCCGGCCACGGAGGTGGCCGCGGTGCGTGCGGCGTCGAAGTTGACTGTAGAACTGGGTTTGCGTGGGAAGATGCCGCTGGGGGCGGATGCGCCGACGATTATTGGGACTTTTCAAGGCGTGTGGGCGGGGATCAATCCGCCGGACGAGGCGAAGGCGGCGCCTTCGGGGGCGCCGTGGATTGATACGAATGCGGGGTTTCTGCGCTTTGTGCGGGCGAATACGAATCGGCCGGTTTGGGTGGGCGCGCAGCCTCCGGCGCAAACGGTGGTGAGCCTGCGGCGCTATCTGCAGATGATTGCCGATGCCGGGATGGTGGGCGCGCGGTGGGTGATTGATTTGGAGGCTGGCTACTTTGCGAAGTTGGTGGCCCGGGATGCGAAGACGCTGCGGGAGTTCCAGCGGATTGAGCAAGTGGTGGCGTTTTTTGAAAAGCATCGTTCCTTGCAGCAGTATCCGGCCGCAGGGCAGTTGGCGATTGTCGAAGATGTGCAGAACGGGGCGCTGCTGTCGGGCAGTGTGCTGGACATGATCTCGGTGAAGCATACGCCAGTGCGGCCGGTGCCGTTTGGGGCGGTGCGGCCGGAGGCGTTTGCGCAGGTGCGGATGGCCGTCAATGTGGATCCGCAATCGCTCGATGCGACGCAGCAGAAGGTGTTGCAGGACTTTGTTCGCCGTGGGGGGACGGTGCTGACGGGTCCAGCCGGGTGGCGGATGCCCGAGCCGAGGCCGGATCAGGTGAAGACCGATGGGGCAGAGATCGAGAAGTTGGACCAGATCTGGAAGGAAGTGAATGCGATGACCGGGCGGCGGAACCTGGGCGCCAGGTTATTTAATGTGTCGAGCTTGTTGTCGAACTTCATCGGGCCGGCGGATGGATCGAAAGTGGTTCTCTATCTGGTGAATTACTCTGATTTTCCGGTAGATTCCATTGCGGTGCATTTATTGGGTAAATACTCTAGAGCCAGTCTGTACCGGCCGGAACAGCCACCTCAACCGTTGGTGTTGTATGAGAACGAGGATGGATCGGGGGTGGATCTTGATCTCTTAGAATCCACAGCCATCTTGGTTGCGGAGAAGTGATTTGCCGGCTGGCGCAATACAATGGTAGGATGACACGCCGCGAATTGATCTCTCTCAGCGCGCTGCCTTTGCTGTCGCAAGAAAGAGTGTTGCCGACGGCCCCGGTATCGATTCGCAAGTGTCTTAGCTACAACGAAGATTTCTTTGAGATTTTCGGGCAAATGTTCGATGAAATCGGTGGCCTGCCGAAGTTGGTGCGCCACAAGACGGTGACGATCAAGCTCAACCTGACGGGTTCTCCCGGGTTGCGGTATCAGGGGAAGGCATTGGGAGTTACCCATTATTCGCACCCGAAGCATGTGATGGCGATGACGGCGTTGCTGGACCGGGCGGGGGCGAAACGGATTCGCTTTGTCGAGTCTGCCTGGGGGACGGCGGGACCGCTGGCCGAGTATCTGCTGGATTCGGGATGGCCGGTGCGGCAGATGGCGAGCGCTGGAAAAAACGTTGAGTTTTTGAACACCAATGCGCTGGGCGGTTTTGCCAAACGCTATGTGCGGATGAAGGTGCCGCATGGTGGGTGGATCTTCCCGTCGTTTGAGTTCAATGAGATTTATGCCCAGACCGATGTGATGATGTCGATGGCGAAGCTGAAGAATCACGATACCTGCGGCGTGACGCTGGCGATGAAAAATCTGTTTGGCTGCACGCCGGCGTCGATCTATGGGAACGATTCCGGTGTGGATGATCCGAATGAAGCGCCGACTTCGGGGCGCAATGAGATTTGTCATGACGGCAAGCGGCAACCGTCGAAGATTGCGGCTGGGGAACTGAATCCTACTTCGCCGCGTGAGTCGACGTACCGGATGCCGCGGATTGCAGTGGAAGTTGTGGCAGCGCGGCCGATTGACATCGCGTTTCTGGATGGGATTGAGACGATGACGGGGGGAGAGGGGCCCTGGATCGATCCGCGGCACGGGACGTTTCAAGGACTCGGGTTGGCCAAGCCTGGGCTGCTGGTGCTGGGGACGAATCCGGTGACGACGGATACAGTGGGGACGGCTCTGATGGGCTATGACCCAAGAGCTGTGAAAGGCAAAGCACCATTCCACCGCTGCGACAATATGCTGCTGCTGGCCGAGGAGGCTGGGATTGGAACCGCAAATTTGAAAAAGATTGAAGTGATTGGCGGCAAGATTGAAGATCTCCGGTTCAAGTTTCCGATGAGCCTATGATGCATAATTTCCTCGAACAACTGAAGGAAACGATCGGGAAATTTACCCCGATCGCAGCGCTGGATGTGCTGCTGGTGTCGATTTTCATCTACATCTTCATCATCAACATCCGGGGACGGCGCGCTGCCCAGATTGTCAGCGGTATGGCGATTCTGATCTGCGCTTATATCGCCAGCGTCTGGTTTCGGTTGGAGTTGCTGCGGACCTTGCTGGCGACACTGGCGCCTTACTCCGCATTTGCCATTATTGTGATGTTCCAGTCGGAGATCCGGCGCGTATTGGCTCGTTTGGGACGGACGAGAATCTTTACCTTCGGAGGACGCTTGCAACGCCGGGAGACGGCGGAAGAGATTCTGATGGCGCTGACTTACTTTTCGCAATCAAAGATGGGCGCCTTGATTGTGGTGGAACGGGATACCGGGCTGAAGACCTTTGTCGAGACCGGCGTGAATCTGGATGCGCGGCTGTCGCGCGACTTGCTGTTGAGTATTTTTTATAACGGCGGCGCGTTGCACGACGGCGCGGTGATTGTGCAGGGTGACCGGATTGCGGCTGCCGCCTGCTTTCTGCCCTTGTCCATGAACCCGGCACGGCTGGGGCATCTGGGGACACGGCACCGCGCAGCGATCGGCATTACAGAAGAGACCGATTCGCTGGCGCTTGTTGTGTCTGAGGAGACCGGGAAGATTTCAATCTGCGCCTACGGAGAGATCCAGCATGGCGTGTCGATTGAGTATGTCGAGGAGCAAATCACGAAGCATCTGAGCCAGCCGCTCTCGCCGCCGATCGGGGAGAACTCGCAGATGGAGATTCGGCGTTCATGAGGTTTTTGACCGAAAATTTTCTAGCAAAGGTGATGTCGGTATTTATCGCCTTCCTCCTCTGGGTGGCACTTGTGGATGAACCGGAATTGATCGAAACCGTCACAGTGCCAGTGGAGTACCGGAATCTGTCGAGATCTTTAGATCTGTCACCCGATGTTCCGGACCGGATCCAGTTGCAGGTGAAGGGGCCGCGTGGGCGGTTGAGCGAAGTGTCTGCCGAGAAGACCAGCATTGTTCTGGATCTGGCCGACATGCAGACGCCTTCGGCGCGCACCTTCACGATTCAGGATTCAGCGATCAACCTTCCAACTAATGTGAACCTGCTCCGGTCCATGCCTTCGCAACTGCGTGTGAAGCTGGAACGGCGGCTGTATAAGGAAGTTCCTGTCTCGGTGACCTTTGAGCAGCCGATGCCGCAGCACCTGAGAGTGATTTCGAGTGCGGTGAGTCCGTCGATGATCAAGGTGGTGGGACCGGAGAGCCGGATCTCTCTGATCACGACTCTGCCGACCGAGCCCATTGATCTTGCACAGGTGGATGTTAAGAAGCCGATTCGATTGAATGTGCTGCTGGGGGACCCTGAACTTTCGATTGTCGGGTCGGCACAGGTGGTGGTGCAGCTGGAGACCGTTACGCAACCCTAAAGCTCTGCTTCTAAAGCGGCGAAGATAGAGGTAAGGACGTAATGGCAAGACAACTGTTTGGGACGGATGGAATTCGAGGGTTGGCTGGG is part of the Bryobacter aggregatus MPL3 genome and encodes:
- a CDS encoding DUF362 domain-containing protein; the protein is MTRRELISLSALPLLSQERVLPTAPVSIRKCLSYNEDFFEIFGQMFDEIGGLPKLVRHKTVTIKLNLTGSPGLRYQGKALGVTHYSHPKHVMAMTALLDRAGAKRIRFVESAWGTAGPLAEYLLDSGWPVRQMASAGKNVEFLNTNALGGFAKRYVRMKVPHGGWIFPSFEFNEIYAQTDVMMSMAKLKNHDTCGVTLAMKNLFGCTPASIYGNDSGVDDPNEAPTSGRNEICHDGKRQPSKIAAGELNPTSPRESTYRMPRIAVEVVAARPIDIAFLDGIETMTGGEGPWIDPRHGTFQGLGLAKPGLLVLGTNPVTTDTVGTALMGYDPRAVKGKAPFHRCDNMLLLAEEAGIGTANLKKIEVIGGKIEDLRFKFPMSL
- a CDS encoding YbbR-like domain-containing protein gives rise to the protein MRFLTENFLAKVMSVFIAFLLWVALVDEPELIETVTVPVEYRNLSRSLDLSPDVPDRIQLQVKGPRGRLSEVSAEKTSIVLDLADMQTPSARTFTIQDSAINLPTNVNLLRSMPSQLRVKLERRLYKEVPVSVTFEQPMPQHLRVISSAVSPSMIKVVGPESRISLITTLPTEPIDLAQVDVKKPIRLNVLLGDPELSIVGSAQVVVQLETVTQP
- the cdaA gene encoding diadenylate cyclase CdaA produces the protein MMHNFLEQLKETIGKFTPIAALDVLLVSIFIYIFIINIRGRRAAQIVSGMAILICAYIASVWFRLELLRTLLATLAPYSAFAIIVMFQSEIRRVLARLGRTRIFTFGGRLQRRETAEEILMALTYFSQSKMGALIVVERDTGLKTFVETGVNLDARLSRDLLLSIFYNGGALHDGAVIVQGDRIAAAACFLPLSMNPARLGHLGTRHRAAIGITEETDSLALVVSEETGKISICAYGEIQHGVSIEYVEEQITKHLSQPLSPPIGENSQMEIRRS
- a CDS encoding PSD1 and planctomycete cytochrome C domain-containing protein codes for the protein MRHIFLLAAFTAYAAPDPTEHFELKIRPLLANRCFGCHSTAPLGGLTMTSRNGLLKGGKTGPAVIPGNPGDSLLIQAIEHTNDKMKMPMGQGKMPDAEIAVLKQWIKDGAFWPEAATPTITTSKYLITPQQRKFWAWQPLANPTPPPTQNTTWAKTPLDKFILAKLEEKKLQPNAPADRRSLIRRASIDLTGLPPTYEETQAFLNDKSPEAFAKVVDRLLASPRYGERWARYWLDVARYADDRLDSDVELPYPNSFRYRDWVIESFNKDLPYNTFVKAQIAGDQLQGQDPKLAIGLGFYGLSPELTDDRVDATTRGFLGLTAACAQCHDHKFDPIPTKDYYALQGIFSSTKRSEFELAPAAEVKAWKDQDKKIQEVKKRIEAFLHNQASTLAEALAAESPRYIRAVRKLVSTPTLSVKEVASSDQLDEPTLSRWLTYLKTGPKDNQYLQGWRDESFNLSNFRKEALSVLVERKAVDEKNLSNKATNDPSSKGETFALPPARFYLWRDLFFSDFYGREFKQEEDGILYYGPNRGYLSSDGTIERYLAGPFKQYLANMRAELKDLQSALPPQYAYAHAIKDNPTPINERIQIGGVPERLGEEAPRAFLSILSEGDPKPFTQGSGRLELAEAIAATPITARVFVNRVWQHHFGEGLVKSVSNFGLMGDRPSHPLLLDALATSFIKNNWSIKQLHREIMLSATYQLSGDYNEQSFHIDPSNRLLWRANRQRLDAESMRDTLLSVSGELNTQPAGPPEPLEKIENHRRSIYGMVSRRKLDGTLALFDFPNPNLSAEQRIATASPLQQLFFLNSEFLEARAQAFLKRLEKINPPAERIRQAYRLLYGREATAEELKIGEQFLASEKNPWLAYAQVLLSSNELLFVN